In Mycoplasma suis str. Illinois, a single window of DNA contains:
- the serS gene encoding serine--tRNA ligase has product MISLKWFRENFDELVSRYSGRHLEEGVLERIRELDIQTVQLNKELDSLRAEKNKLSENYDPSKSSSISEIKFKIVELEKDLLQKKGELHLLLSGLPAIPNEEIEQEDKLVKTWGEIPEGDFYKSYLELSSSLGLLDLELSAKITGTGYSVYVDRGEKLMRALISFTLDWAEKHGFKRYFLPSVVNKDSLFCTSQINKFEENLFQLNGDSKKFLSPTAEVQLTNLFKDMILTESDLPIKVCANTNCFRNEKIGAGVESRGIMRMFQFNKTEIVMISHPEKSEEAQDFMSKVIESLLEELNLPYRKIMLSRSEMSFASSKTYDFEVWIPSEKKYREISSLSNTRDFQSMRGKIRCKTNRLDPKEKSRYVHVLNGSCLAIDRLFIAVVENHQTAEGEIILPESLSKFLGFKKISKEGKN; this is encoded by the coding sequence ATGATTTCACTAAAGTGATTTAGAGAAAACTTTGATGAATTAGTTTCTAGATATAGTGGAAGACACCTTGAAGAAGGTGTCTTGGAAAGAATAAGAGAATTAGATATTCAGACAGTTCAACTTAATAAGGAATTAGACAGTTTAAGAGCTGAAAAAAATAAACTGTCTGAAAATTATGATCCTTCTAAATCTAGTAGTATTTCAGAAATAAAGTTCAAAATAGTTGAATTAGAAAAAGATTTACTTCAAAAAAAAGGAGAACTTCATCTCCTTTTAAGTGGACTTCCTGCAATACCTAATGAAGAGATAGAGCAAGAAGATAAATTAGTTAAGACTTGAGGAGAAATTCCGGAAGGGGATTTCTATAAGTCTTATTTAGAACTTTCTTCTTCTCTAGGTCTGCTAGACCTAGAATTATCCGCTAAGATTACAGGAACTGGTTATTCAGTCTATGTAGATAGAGGAGAAAAGCTAATGAGAGCTCTCATTAGCTTTACATTAGATTGAGCTGAAAAACATGGCTTTAAAAGATATTTCCTTCCCTCAGTAGTGAATAAAGATTCTTTATTTTGCACTTCTCAAATAAATAAATTTGAGGAAAATTTATTTCAACTTAATGGGGATTCAAAAAAGTTTTTATCCCCTACTGCAGAAGTGCAATTAACAAATTTATTTAAGGACATGATTCTTACTGAAAGTGATTTACCTATAAAAGTTTGTGCTAACACAAACTGTTTTAGAAATGAAAAAATAGGGGCTGGAGTTGAAAGTAGAGGTATTATGAGAATGTTTCAATTCAATAAAACTGAAATAGTTATGATTTCTCATCCCGAGAAATCAGAAGAAGCTCAAGATTTTATGTCAAAAGTTATAGAAAGTCTTCTGGAAGAACTTAATCTTCCATATAGAAAAATAATGTTGTCTAGAAGCGAAATGTCTTTCGCTTCATCTAAAACTTATGACTTTGAAGTTTGAATTCCTTCAGAGAAGAAATATAGAGAAATTTCTTCTCTATCCAATACAAGAGATTTCCAATCTATGAGGGGAAAAATTAGATGTAAGACTAATAGATTAGATCCAAAAGAAAAGAGTAGATATGTTCATGTATTAAATGGATCATGTTTAGCTATAGATAGACTATTTATAGCTGTTGTTGAGAATCATCAAACAGCTGAAGGAGAAATAATTCTTCCTGAAAGTCTATCTAAATTTTTAGGATTTAAGAAAATATCAAAGGAGGGAAAGAATTAA
- the ftsH gene encoding ATP-dependent zinc metalloprotease FtsH: protein MFFLKLLYWFNFFPKLLFEDDDDYYEGDTDDFDSSSSSKFKKFKGSLSSGGINPKKKSKFMKFFFIAIAILFFYFVFWHSNDTPLKKVDLCKGGCQNGDFKLGDHSIETDFSENAWSEQLSRPSGSESVFKIFVKKKDSSKSISFNVTRRVNDSKESNGNGKTYTFFNSSGKPCIIGTKDDKTLSCCKADGQQCDCCKNGGCTECCKEGKCCGTDGKNCCCCCFIQLIEAAILNPQDPNRLTAGRVFISLLPTLLYLLIFIALARGASKGSFGLYGGKGSIFGIGKSISKRNKSNITFKDVAGIKEEKEELEEIVDFLKRPKKYASMGARIPKGVILYGPPGTGKTLLAKAVSGESNVPFLEASGASFDDMFVGVGAKRVRELFEKAKKLSPCIIFIDEIDALAGKRGGKFNLQQGNEQTINQLLSEMDGFNTQAGIIVIAATNRLESIDDAVLRPGRFDRHIQIDLPDIAERREILKLHAKNKNLSNRVNLEEIARKTPGFSGAQLENVLNEAALLTVRFNKKTISTSEIDEAIDRVMAGPAKKGRKAMFSERKQIAYHEAGHAIAGIYTDDGELVEKITIIPRGRAAGYVLSVPKVQERTISTKKQLKSTILTLLAGRAAEEIFFGVDNISTGAANDLYKATSIARNIVLKFGMTQSAGMTQFIPSEEAENPYKNNYSENYAQIIDEEINNILKEQYEAAKELVKRNKIEFLLIVETLLLLETIDRSQIEYIHKYRKIPREAELERAKIEKREGKKISEAMPL, encoded by the coding sequence ATGTTTTTTCTAAAACTTCTCTATTGATTTAATTTTTTCCCAAAACTTCTTTTTGAAGATGATGATGACTACTATGAAGGAGATACAGATGATTTTGATAGTTCATCGTCTTCCAAATTTAAGAAATTTAAAGGATCTCTTTCTTCTGGCGGAATTAATCCCAAGAAGAAAAGTAAATTCATGAAATTTTTCTTCATTGCTATCGCAATATTATTTTTCTACTTTGTATTCTGACATAGTAATGACACACCCTTAAAAAAAGTTGATTTATGTAAGGGTGGCTGTCAGAATGGGGATTTTAAATTAGGAGATCATTCAATAGAAACTGATTTTTCTGAAAATGCATGATCAGAACAATTAAGTAGACCTAGCGGTAGTGAATCTGTTTTCAAGATTTTTGTCAAAAAGAAAGATTCAAGTAAATCAATTTCTTTTAACGTAACAAGAAGAGTTAATGATAGTAAGGAAAGTAATGGTAATGGAAAGACTTATACATTCTTCAATAGTTCTGGAAAACCTTGTATTATCGGAACAAAAGATGATAAGACATTAAGTTGTTGTAAGGCAGATGGACAACAATGTGATTGTTGTAAAAATGGAGGATGTACTGAATGTTGTAAAGAAGGTAAATGTTGTGGAACAGATGGCAAGAATTGTTGCTGTTGCTGCTTTATTCAATTGATTGAAGCAGCAATACTTAATCCACAAGATCCAAATAGACTTACTGCAGGAAGAGTATTTATATCACTTCTTCCTACACTTCTTTATTTATTGATATTTATTGCTCTTGCTAGAGGAGCTTCTAAAGGATCATTTGGACTTTACGGAGGTAAAGGATCAATATTTGGTATCGGTAAATCCATTAGCAAGAGAAATAAATCCAATATTACCTTTAAGGATGTAGCTGGAATTAAAGAAGAAAAGGAAGAACTAGAAGAAATAGTTGACTTCCTTAAACGACCAAAGAAGTATGCTTCTATGGGCGCAAGAATACCTAAAGGGGTTATCCTTTATGGACCTCCAGGAACAGGTAAAACTCTTTTAGCTAAAGCTGTTTCTGGAGAATCTAATGTTCCATTCCTTGAAGCTTCAGGTGCAAGCTTTGATGATATGTTTGTTGGTGTCGGAGCTAAAAGAGTTAGAGAATTATTTGAGAAAGCTAAAAAGCTTTCTCCTTGCATTATCTTTATAGATGAAATTGACGCCCTTGCTGGAAAGAGAGGAGGCAAATTCAATCTACAACAGGGAAATGAACAAACAATTAATCAATTATTAAGTGAAATGGACGGATTTAACACTCAAGCTGGAATAATAGTTATTGCAGCTACAAACCGACTAGAAAGCATCGATGATGCTGTTCTAAGACCTGGTCGGTTTGACAGACATATTCAGATAGATTTACCAGATATAGCTGAAAGAAGAGAAATATTGAAGTTACACGCTAAAAACAAAAACCTATCCAATAGAGTCAATCTAGAAGAAATAGCTAGAAAGACTCCAGGATTCTCTGGAGCTCAACTAGAAAATGTTTTGAATGAAGCAGCTCTTCTTACTGTTAGATTCAATAAAAAAACAATTTCTACTTCAGAAATTGATGAAGCTATAGATAGAGTAATGGCTGGTCCAGCTAAAAAAGGTAGAAAGGCAATGTTTTCCGAGAGAAAACAAATTGCCTACCATGAAGCTGGACATGCCATTGCAGGTATATATACAGATGATGGGGAACTAGTAGAAAAAATAACTATTATTCCTAGAGGAAGAGCTGCTGGTTATGTTCTTTCAGTACCAAAGGTACAGGAAAGAACAATTAGTACTAAAAAACAATTGAAGTCAACAATATTGACTCTTCTAGCAGGAAGAGCTGCTGAAGAAATCTTCTTTGGAGTAGACAATATTAGTACTGGAGCAGCTAATGACTTATATAAGGCAACTTCAATAGCTAGAAATATAGTATTGAAGTTTGGTATGACTCAATCTGCAGGAATGACACAGTTCATTCCTTCAGAAGAAGCAGAAAATCCTTATAAGAATAATTACTCAGAGAATTATGCTCAAATAATAGATGAAGAAATAAATAATATATTGAAGGAACAATATGAAGCAGCTAAAGAACTTGTTAAGAGAAATAAAATAGAATTTTTACTGATAGTAGAGACTCTATTACTTCTAGAAACAATTGATAGATCTCAAATAGAATACATTCATAAATACAGAAAGATTCCTAGAGAGGCAGAGCTGGAAAGAGCCAAAATAGAAAAAAGAGAAGGAAAAAAGATTAGCGAAGCTATGCCTCTCTAA